One segment of Clostridium botulinum DNA contains the following:
- a CDS encoding exonuclease SbcCD subunit D, which translates to MRILHTGDWHLGKNLEGKSRMDEQELFLNDFVKLVKDNNIDLVIIAGDVYDSSNPPARAEKMFYDTLKKISSNGERITLVISGNHDNPERLISAGPLARDHGIIMVGTPKTIVQCGEYGNHKVIESGEGYIELEVNGERAVVLTVPYPSEKRLNEVLYGEMDEEEQRLKSYSDRIHSLFDSLKVHYRKDTINLVVSHLFAMGSEEGGSERSIQLGGSYIVDGGCFPSEAQYVALGHVHKPQIVPGTNKRARYCGSPIHYNRKEINFDKKCFIIDVKCNEEPNIKDIDLKVYKPIEIWKCANIDEAILKCKENAERESFVYLEIETDRYVREDEIKQMKDFKKDILEIIPKIKINDEEEDIKNISEKSFDEIFKDFYKKERGVEADTEVIELFLDIMSEVGEEDETN; encoded by the coding sequence ATGAGAATATTACATACTGGTGATTGGCATCTAGGTAAAAATCTAGAAGGGAAAAGTAGAATGGATGAGCAAGAATTATTTTTAAATGATTTTGTTAAGTTAGTTAAAGATAATAATATAGATTTAGTCATTATTGCAGGTGATGTGTATGATTCGAGTAATCCACCAGCAAGGGCAGAAAAAATGTTTTATGATACATTAAAAAAAATATCGTCTAATGGTGAGAGAATTACATTAGTTATATCAGGAAATCATGATAATCCAGAGAGGCTTATATCAGCAGGTCCACTTGCAAGAGATCATGGAATAATTATGGTTGGTACCCCTAAAACAATAGTTCAATGTGGTGAATACGGGAATCATAAAGTTATAGAATCGGGAGAAGGATACATTGAATTAGAAGTAAATGGAGAAAGAGCTGTAGTATTAACTGTACCATATCCTAGTGAAAAGAGATTGAATGAAGTTTTATATGGAGAAATGGATGAAGAAGAACAACGATTAAAATCTTATAGCGATAGAATACATTCATTATTTGATTCTCTTAAGGTACATTATAGAAAAGACACCATTAATTTAGTTGTATCGCATTTATTTGCTATGGGGAGTGAAGAGGGTGGTTCAGAAAGAAGTATTCAGTTAGGGGGAAGTTATATAGTTGATGGAGGATGCTTTCCAAGTGAAGCTCAGTATGTAGCTTTAGGGCATGTTCATAAACCACAAATTGTTCCTGGTACTAATAAAAGAGCAAGATATTGTGGATCACCTATTCATTATAATAGAAAAGAAATAAATTTTGATAAGAAGTGTTTTATTATAGATGTAAAATGCAATGAAGAGCCTAACATAAAAGACATTGATTTAAAGGTATATAAGCCTATTGAAATATGGAAATGCGCTAATATTGATGAAGCAATATTAAAATGTAAAGAGAACGCAGAAAGAGAAAGCTTTGTTTATCTTGAAATAGAAACGGATAGATATGTAAGAGAAGATGAAATAAAGCAAATGAAAGATTTTAAGAAAGATATATTAGAAATAATTCCTAAGATTAAGATAAATGATGAGGAAGAGGATATTAAGAATATATCAGAAAAGTCTTTTGATGAAATATTTAAGGACTTTTATAAAAAAGAAAGAGGCGTTGAAGCAGATACTGAAGTTATTGAGTTATTTTTAGATATAATGTCAGAGGTAGGTGAAGAAGATGAGACCAATTGA
- a CDS encoding GNAT family N-acetyltransferase: protein MKNIIDLKRKDGINLKAQLKVLDKSYIKKIMELQEYIEKSLNDKELYVSSTKDEFIEYMQGESKAIGYFTLDSDELIALGVYRKLGYEKENYGYDLDIKGEKLLEIGQVEVTIVREDFRGNKLQKILCENLEEIALNNKISIMTATVSPYNKYSLNTFELIGYKVGKDKLKYGGLRRYVLIKYLG, encoded by the coding sequence ATGAAAAATATAATAGATTTAAAAAGAAAAGATGGTATTAATTTAAAAGCACAATTAAAAGTGTTAGATAAAAGTTATATTAAAAAAATAATGGAATTACAAGAGTATATAGAAAAATCATTAAATGATAAGGAATTATATGTTTCATCAACAAAAGATGAATTTATAGAATATATGCAAGGGGAAAGTAAAGCTATAGGATATTTTACTTTAGATTCAGATGAATTGATAGCTTTAGGTGTATATAGAAAATTAGGATATGAAAAAGAAAATTATGGGTATGATTTAGATATAAAGGGAGAAAAACTTTTAGAAATTGGTCAAGTTGAAGTTACGATAGTTAGGGAAGATTTTAGAGGAAATAAACTTCAAAAAATCCTTTGTGAGAATTTAGAAGAAATAGCTTTAAATAATAAAATTTCTATTATGACAGCAACTGTATCTCCTTATAATAAATATAGTTTAAATACATTTGAATTAATAGGATATAAAGTTGGAAAAGATAAATTAAAATATGGTGGACTAAGAAGATATGTTTTAATTAAATATTTAGGGTAA
- a CDS encoding YdcF family protein — MVLLLSLTAITFLIFFISYLKDSRKLINGFLFNIFLFSAMITTVDIAFETQNRFLILLFLVFFIIMFIVFAFGIYALIVGLFINAKIVIKRESRTPANLLTFFLAIALILYLIWSFAISSWNFPEEVKVLLGGINFILLYYLFDVFNFLMISFLYQFNKPKLCQDFIIVLGSGLIGERVPPLLASRIDKAIEFYNKQSTVTNPPKIIFSGGQGSDEKISEALAMQRYATQKGIPIEDTILEDKSVNTLQNMIFSKKIMDNLIPNTHASIFVTNNFHLFRAGIFARKAGLKSQGIGSKTAFYFLPNAMIREYIAFVVMYKKRHVVITSLILIMSILLSIVQYFFVTPYL, encoded by the coding sequence ATGGTTCTTTTATTAAGCTTAACAGCAATTACATTTTTAATTTTTTTCATCTCATATCTAAAAGATTCAAGAAAATTAATTAATGGATTTCTATTTAATATTTTCTTATTTTCAGCAATGATAACAACTGTTGATATTGCATTTGAAACACAAAATAGATTTTTAATACTTTTATTTCTTGTATTTTTCATAATTATGTTTATAGTTTTTGCTTTTGGTATTTATGCATTAATTGTAGGATTATTTATAAATGCTAAAATTGTCATAAAACGTGAAAGTAGAACACCTGCTAACTTATTAACTTTTTTTCTTGCAATAGCGTTAATACTATATTTAATTTGGTCTTTTGCAATAAGTAGTTGGAATTTTCCTGAGGAAGTAAAAGTTCTTTTAGGCGGAATAAACTTTATTTTACTATACTATTTATTTGATGTTTTTAATTTTTTAATGATATCATTTCTTTATCAATTTAATAAACCAAAACTTTGTCAAGATTTTATTATAGTATTAGGCAGTGGATTGATTGGAGAGAGAGTTCCACCACTATTAGCTAGTCGTATTGATAAAGCTATTGAATTTTATAACAAACAAAGTACTGTAACTAATCCACCTAAAATTATTTTTTCTGGTGGTCAAGGATCTGATGAAAAAATTTCTGAAGCATTAGCTATGCAAAGATATGCTACTCAAAAAGGAATTCCTATTGAAGATACCATTTTAGAAGACAAATCTGTAAACACTTTACAAAATATGATATTTTCTAAAAAAATAATGGATAATTTAATTCCCAATACACACGCTAGTATATTTGTAACAAATAATTTCCATCTATTTAGAGCTGGAATTTTTGCAAGAAAAGCAGGTTTAAAAAGTCAAGGAATTGGTTCTAAAACAGCATTTTATTTCTTACCAAATGCAATGATTAGAGAATATATTGCTTTTGTGGTTATGTATAAAAAAAGACATGTAGTTATTACTTCATTAATATTAATTATGAGTATACTTTTATCTATAGTTCAATATTTCTTTGTGACACCTTACTTATAA
- the surE gene encoding 5'/3'-nucleotidase SurE: MNILITNDDGINARGIKTLAEKMSKKHNVTIVAPREQKSASSHSISINIPIKIREEKIDGLDCKAYSLVGTPADCTQAGISLLVKDIDLVISGINRGFNSGTDILYSGTVSAAIEGAIYDVPSIAISMDVKWDRDDEDYSKAANWVNKVVDLAEKKYLKKNVVLNVNVPNINEEDIKGLKVCKIGKSTYKTEYVLLEEDNDKVYQTRGVRNQVEKDESDLYFLSQGYVTLTPLHFDFTNFKELNEVKKIFE, translated from the coding sequence ATGAATATTTTAATTACTAACGATGATGGTATAAATGCTAGAGGAATAAAAACTTTAGCTGAAAAGATGTCAAAGAAGCATAATGTAACAATTGTTGCACCAAGAGAACAAAAAAGTGCATCAAGTCATTCTATATCTATTAACATACCAATTAAAATTAGAGAAGAAAAAATTGATGGGTTAGATTGTAAAGCGTATAGTCTTGTTGGAACACCAGCAGATTGTACTCAAGCAGGAATATCATTATTAGTTAAAGATATTGATCTTGTTATTTCAGGAATAAATAGAGGATTTAATAGTGGTACTGATATTCTTTATTCAGGTACTGTTTCAGCTGCTATAGAAGGAGCAATTTATGATGTACCGTCTATTGCAATATCTATGGATGTGAAGTGGGATAGAGATGATGAAGATTATAGTAAAGCCGCTAATTGGGTGAATAAAGTTGTTGATTTAGCTGAGAAAAAATATTTAAAAAAGAATGTGGTTTTGAATGTTAATGTTCCTAATATCAATGAAGAAGATATTAAAGGATTAAAAGTATGTAAGATTGGAAAGTCAACGTATAAAACAGAATATGTTCTTTTAGAAGAAGATAATGATAAGGTATATCAAACTAGGGGGGTTAGAAATCAAGTAGAAAAAGATGAAAGTGATTTATATTTTTTATCTCAAGGATACGTAACATTAACACCATTACATTTTGATTTTACAAATTTTAAGGAACTAAATGAAGTTAAGAAAATTTTTGAATAA
- a CDS encoding bifunctional metallophosphatase/5'-nucleotidase, producing the protein MKKKLLKPLMSICLIASLISVGFVKNPVSASDSIDITILGTSDVHGRFMPWEYATDTPNTKGSLTQISTLVNKIRTENPNTILVDAGDSIQDNYCEIFKDYADNPMVTAMNDMKYDAWVMGNHEFNFTQDVLNRTISKFNGTALSGNIYKEDGTRFLPAYKIIEKDGVKIGIIGMTTPMIVQFEKDNGNLDGLIVNNAVEETKKAIKELKGNVDLLIGVMHMGEANENNIPDTGVTDLANACPELDAIVAGHMHLNVSSKLINGVLVTEPYKYGNSLSKIDIKVQKDSSGYKVIDKKAETLSVNNVESNKALEEKLAPFNNILRDMVNQPIGKLVNENLVHEDEIKGISTVFTEPTGIMNLFHDVAKYYSKADVVAFCTDNEKAKLNVGDIKIKDIAANYTYTGGEVSVYEITGKDLKTYMEWSADYFNTLKDGDMTISYNPNRRNSKYSTNDIFGGVNYKIDLTKESGNRITDLTFPNGEAITDDTKLTLGMNSYRLEGLQKEGGIFHGKNFNKIYDSKEVFGEDEGTIRNLTIKYIKEVKNGVLEPNLNKNWEIIGIDKTSKSYNVVKDFINKGLIKLHTTADNKYTNASSINVKNLTNLSEQELSSRVTDLESRLKNAETDTERQVINTQIEFIKALNK; encoded by the coding sequence TTGAAAAAAAAATTATTAAAACCACTAATGTCAATCTGCTTAATTGCATCACTTATTAGTGTTGGTTTTGTTAAAAACCCTGTTTCAGCATCAGATTCTATTGATATTACAATTTTAGGTACTTCTGATGTTCATGGTAGATTTATGCCTTGGGAATATGCTACTGACACGCCTAATACTAAAGGAAGTTTAACTCAAATATCAACTTTAGTAAATAAAATCAGGACTGAAAATCCCAATACTATCTTGGTAGATGCAGGCGATAGTATTCAGGATAATTACTGTGAAATTTTTAAAGATTATGCGGACAACCCTATGGTTACAGCAATGAATGATATGAAATATGATGCATGGGTAATGGGGAATCATGAATTTAACTTTACTCAAGATGTATTAAACAGAACTATTTCTAAATTTAATGGTACTGCTCTTTCTGGAAACATTTATAAGGAAGATGGTACAAGATTTTTACCTGCTTATAAAATTATAGAAAAAGATGGTGTTAAAATAGGTATTATAGGTATGACAACACCAATGATAGTACAATTTGAAAAAGACAATGGAAACTTAGATGGACTTATTGTAAATAATGCTGTTGAAGAAACAAAGAAAGCTATTAAGGAATTAAAGGGCAATGTAGATTTACTTATAGGTGTTATGCATATGGGTGAAGCAAATGAAAATAACATTCCTGATACAGGAGTTACTGATTTAGCTAATGCTTGTCCTGAGTTAGACGCAATTGTAGCAGGTCATATGCACCTTAATGTAAGTTCTAAGCTTATAAATGGCGTGCTAGTTACAGAACCATATAAATATGGAAATAGCTTATCTAAAATAGATATTAAAGTACAAAAAGATAGCTCTGGTTATAAAGTTATAGATAAGAAAGCAGAAACTTTAAGTGTTAATAATGTTGAATCTAACAAAGCTTTAGAAGAAAAATTAGCACCTTTTAACAATATACTTAGAGATATGGTTAATCAGCCTATCGGAAAACTTGTTAATGAAAATTTAGTTCATGAAGATGAAATTAAAGGAATTTCTACTGTATTTACAGAGCCTACTGGTATTATGAATTTATTTCATGATGTAGCTAAATATTATAGTAAAGCTGACGTTGTAGCTTTCTGTACTGATAACGAAAAAGCTAAATTAAATGTTGGTGATATTAAAATAAAAGATATTGCAGCCAATTACACTTATACTGGTGGTGAAGTATCTGTTTACGAAATAACAGGCAAAGACCTTAAAACGTATATGGAATGGAGTGCAGACTACTTCAACACTCTTAAAGACGGAGATATGACAATAAGTTATAATCCTAATAGAAGAAATTCTAAATACAGTACTAATGATATTTTTGGTGGTGTTAATTACAAAATTGACTTAACTAAAGAATCTGGAAATAGAATAACTGATTTAACTTTTCCTAATGGGGAAGCGATTACAGACGATACAAAACTTACATTAGGTATGAATTCTTATAGATTAGAAGGACTTCAAAAAGAAGGTGGTATTTTCCACGGAAAGAACTTCAATAAAATTTATGATTCTAAAGAAGTATTTGGGGAAGATGAAGGAACAATTAGAAATTTAACTATAAAATACATTAAAGAAGTTAAAAATGGAGTTTTAGAACCAAACTTAAATAAGAATTGGGAGATAATAGGTATAGATAAAACTTCTAAATCTTATAATGTTGTTAAAGATTTTATTAACAAAGGATTAATTAAACTTCATACAACAGCTGATAATAAATACACTAATGCATCTTCTATTAATGTAAAAAATCTTACTAACTTAAGCGAACAAGAATTATCATCTAGAGTAACTGATCTTGAAAGCAGATTAAAAAATGCTGAAACTGATACAGAGAGACAAGTTATTAATACTCAAATTGAGTTTATTAAAGCATTAAATAAATAA
- a CDS encoding methyl-accepting chemotaxis protein, protein MKIKDMPIYKKLLVSFIGIAIISIISGSIGLGFLIKTNKDYKYALTNYGFSQGDIGKLGIEIQKSRAIVRDIIFLANKDELIESQNLLDECEKKIHELLEVIENTSTTDLEKEIFNNLKDSSEQYDKVRKKVVKLGLENKNQEALDLFREEGKPIMEKITGLTDELLKTNILDCNNVSNKLQVLSCIAVVVIISCIIISFVLTIVLAKYISKIIGNPITDMVKIADEISQGNLDVSIESNSKDEVGALAEAFSKMVRSLKAYIDDIENVLGNISNGNLNVETEVDYKGNFIEIKNSLYNILQSLNEVFGEIKEASNQVTGGSEQVSTTAQVLSEGATNQASAVEELSASMQEINEKVKSSAKNADNTNEIVIKLLEDVQKSNNEMKNMLTAMDEIEKSSNDINNIIKAIDDIAAQTNLLALNAAIEAARAGEAGKGFAVVAEEVRELANQSAQASKKTAELIQESINNVVTGKNLADNTAENLSKVVVNVNKVTELVCDIASSAEEQAEAINQVNSGVNQISDVIQSNSAISEESAAASEELTAQAETLNTMIERFKLR, encoded by the coding sequence ATGAAGATTAAAGATATGCCAATATATAAAAAACTATTAGTTTCATTTATTGGAATAGCAATTATTTCTATAATATCAGGTTCAATTGGATTGGGCTTTTTAATAAAAACTAATAAGGATTATAAATATGCATTAACTAATTATGGATTTTCTCAAGGAGATATTGGAAAATTGGGAATAGAAATTCAGAAGTCAAGAGCGATTGTCCGTGATATTATATTTCTAGCAAATAAGGACGAGCTGATTGAATCCCAAAATTTGCTTGATGAGTGTGAGAAAAAAATACATGAATTACTAGAAGTAATTGAAAATACAAGCACAACAGATTTAGAAAAAGAAATATTTAATAATCTTAAAGATTCATCAGAACAGTATGATAAAGTTAGAAAAAAAGTTGTTAAATTAGGATTAGAAAATAAGAATCAGGAGGCATTAGATTTATTTAGAGAAGAAGGTAAGCCTATTATGGAAAAGATAACTGGCTTAACTGATGAACTTTTAAAAACTAATATTCTTGATTGTAATAATGTCTCTAATAAATTGCAAGTATTATCTTGTATTGCAGTAGTTGTTATAATATCATGTATAATAATTTCTTTTGTACTTACTATAGTACTGGCAAAGTATATTTCTAAAATAATAGGTAATCCAATAACGGATATGGTGAAAATTGCAGATGAAATATCACAAGGAAATTTAGATGTTTCAATTGAATCAAACTCAAAGGATGAAGTAGGGGCATTGGCAGAGGCATTTTCTAAAATGGTTAGATCATTAAAAGCTTATATTGATGATATAGAAAATGTATTAGGTAACATTTCAAATGGAAATTTAAATGTAGAAACTGAAGTAGATTATAAAGGGAACTTTATTGAAATAAAAAATTCACTATATAATATTTTACAGTCATTAAATGAGGTGTTTGGTGAAATTAAAGAAGCCTCTAACCAAGTTACTGGAGGTTCAGAGCAAGTTTCAACAACTGCACAAGTTTTATCAGAAGGAGCTACTAATCAAGCAAGTGCAGTAGAAGAGCTTTCAGCATCAATGCAAGAAATAAATGAAAAGGTAAAAAGCAGTGCTAAAAATGCAGATAATACTAATGAGATAGTAATTAAACTTCTTGAAGATGTACAAAAAAGTAATAATGAAATGAAAAATATGCTTACAGCAATGGATGAAATTGAGAAATCATCTAATGATATAAATAATATTATAAAGGCTATTGATGATATAGCAGCACAAACTAATTTACTTGCATTAAATGCTGCAATAGAAGCTGCTAGGGCTGGTGAGGCAGGAAAAGGTTTTGCAGTAGTTGCAGAAGAGGTAAGAGAGTTAGCTAATCAAAGTGCACAAGCATCAAAGAAAACTGCTGAATTAATTCAAGAATCAATAAATAACGTAGTTACTGGAAAGAATTTAGCTGATAATACAGCAGAAAATTTATCTAAAGTAGTTGTAAATGTAAATAAGGTTACTGAGTTAGTTTGTGATATAGCTTCTTCAGCAGAAGAACAAGCAGAGGCTATTAATCAAGTGAATAGTGGTGTTAATCAAATTTCAGATGTTATTCAATCTAATTCGGCAATTTCAGAAGAAAGTGCTGCAGCTAGTGAAGAATTAACAGCACAGGCAGAAACATTAAATACAATGATAGAACGTTTTAAATTAAGATAA
- a CDS encoding HAD family hydrolase, producing MKKIIFLDIDGTLLDCFNGLLDITPKVKEVIHSLQANGDYVFIASGRPYAFLSQAILDFGFDGFILANGAQVIIDSNTIYSDPINKEFVKNLISEFERHSIQYILEGELYSYMKECYKEFYAFYDGLGISRRYIKSDYDIEEIDVHKVEMLCTDIEASRLCLSLVKSDSNYDYFSSIDEKSFELYSKKNTKATGILKALDYLDIPIENSYAFGDGKNDIEMLSTVGCGIAMGNACDEVKRHAKEVTDTVHNDGVAMGIEKYVVC from the coding sequence ATGAAAAAGATTATATTTTTAGATATAGATGGAACATTATTAGATTGTTTTAATGGATTATTAGATATAACACCAAAAGTTAAAGAGGTAATTCATTCATTACAAGCTAATGGAGATTATGTTTTTATTGCTTCTGGTAGACCATATGCATTTTTAAGCCAAGCTATATTGGATTTTGGATTTGATGGTTTTATTTTAGCAAATGGAGCTCAAGTAATAATTGATAGTAACACTATATATAGCGATCCTATTAATAAAGAGTTTGTAAAAAATTTAATATCTGAATTTGAAAGACATAGTATCCAATATATATTAGAAGGAGAACTTTACTCATATATGAAAGAATGTTATAAAGAATTTTATGCTTTTTATGATGGTTTAGGTATTTCAAGAAGATATATAAAGAGTGATTATGATATTGAAGAAATTGATGTTCATAAAGTAGAAATGTTATGCACTGATATAGAAGCTTCAAGATTATGTTTATCATTAGTAAAGAGTGATTCTAATTATGATTATTTTAGTAGTATAGATGAGAAATCTTTTGAATTATATTCAAAGAAAAATACTAAAGCAACTGGAATATTAAAAGCTCTAGATTATTTAGACATTCCAATTGAAAATAGTTATGCATTTGGAGATGGAAAAAATGATATAGAAATGTTATCAACAGTTGGATGTGGAATAGCAATGGGAAATGCATGTGATGAGGTTAAAAGACATGCAAAAGAAGTTACAGATACTGTACATAATGATGGGGTAGCAATGGGTATAGAAAAATATGTAGTTTGCTAA
- a CDS encoding diaminopimelate dehydrogenase, which translates to MSNKIKVGVIGYGNLGRGILKAIKQNDDIELEAVFTRREGVSIEDGSNAIHISKIAEYKDKIDVMILCGGSATDLPEQGPKIAEMFNTVDSFDTHAKIPQYFERIDKVAKSAGTLSIISVGWDPGLFSLNRLMGQTILPEGKDYTFWGKGVSQGHSDAIRRIDGVKDGKQYTIPKEEALSKVRTGENPELTTREKHLRVCYVVLEDSADKERVENKIKTMPNYFSDYDTEVNFISEEELKKNHSGMPHGGFVIRTGVTGNGNKEKIEFSLSLDSNPEFTSSVLVAYARAIAKMAKEGKTGACTVFDVPPAYLSAKSPEELRKELL; encoded by the coding sequence ATGAGTAATAAAATTAAAGTTGGAGTAATTGGATATGGAAATTTAGGAAGAGGTATATTAAAGGCAATTAAACAAAATGACGACATAGAATTAGAAGCTGTATTTACAAGAAGAGAAGGCGTTTCTATCGAAGATGGCTCAAATGCTATACATATTTCAAAAATCGCAGAATATAAAGATAAAATTGATGTTATGATACTTTGCGGAGGATCAGCTACTGACTTACCAGAGCAGGGACCTAAGATTGCAGAAATGTTTAATACTGTAGATAGCTTTGATACACATGCAAAGATTCCACAATATTTTGAAAGAATTGATAAGGTTGCTAAATCTGCTGGAACTTTAAGTATAATTTCAGTTGGTTGGGATCCAGGTTTATTTTCTTTAAATAGATTAATGGGACAAACTATTTTACCAGAAGGAAAAGACTATACTTTTTGGGGTAAAGGTGTAAGTCAAGGACACTCAGATGCTATAAGAAGAATAGATGGAGTTAAAGATGGAAAACAATATACAATTCCTAAGGAAGAAGCATTATCAAAAGTTAGAACTGGTGAAAATCCAGAACTTACAACTAGAGAAAAACATTTAAGAGTTTGTTATGTTGTATTAGAAGATAGCGCAGATAAGGAAAGAGTAGAAAATAAAATTAAGACTATGCCAAATTATTTTTCAGACTATGATACAGAAGTTAATTTTATAAGTGAAGAAGAATTAAAGAAAAATCATTCAGGAATGCCACATGGAGGTTTTGTTATAAGAACAGGGGTTACAGGTAATGGAAATAAGGAGAAAATAGAATTTTCACTTTCATTAGATAGTAATCCAGAATTTACTTCAAGTGTATTAGTTGCATATGCTAGAGCAATTGCTAAGATGGCTAAAGAAGGAAAAACAGGTGCATGCACAGTATTTGATGTTCCACCAGCATATCTTTCAGCGAAATCACCAGAAGAATTAAGAAAAGAATTATTATAA
- a CDS encoding PfkB family carbohydrate kinase produces MTERELEILKIIKQNPLISQYELADILGITRSGTAAHIHNLTRKGYIKGKGYVLSEPSFITVIGGVNIDTIGTPINKLIQDNSNPGKIVHLLGGAGRNIALALTKLEIPNYFISVFGDDLNGEKFLDDAKENNMDIQYCEKIKGEATSSFISINDSAGNRIVGIDDMDIYHNITPMFIEKNLDKINHSDYCIIDTNLPKDTIDYIYEKVTAPLVIKTVSLNKSYRLINNIEKIEILIITPKELFQLISELNETYTNISNAIDILLNKGVKNVLVFLASKYLFFKNKSKEYKLKVATSSIVNTNGASATLTGTLIWGLQNNMKWEEALKYAYTAAISSMETQTPVNTDLSKELLIEKKKCLFPN; encoded by the coding sequence ATGACTGAACGTGAGTTGGAAATTTTAAAGATAATTAAACAGAATCCATTGATTTCACAATATGAGCTTGCAGATATTCTCGGAATTACTCGCTCTGGAACTGCCGCTCACATTCATAATTTAACAAGGAAAGGATATATAAAAGGAAAGGGCTATGTCTTAAGCGAGCCTAGTTTTATCACAGTAATAGGTGGCGTTAATATAGATACTATTGGAACACCAATAAATAAACTAATACAAGATAATTCAAATCCTGGAAAAATAGTTCACTTACTAGGAGGTGCAGGAAGGAATATCGCACTTGCTCTAACAAAACTGGAAATTCCTAATTATTTCATTTCTGTATTTGGTGATGATCTAAACGGAGAAAAATTCTTAGATGATGCAAAGGAAAATAATATGGATATTCAATATTGTGAAAAAATTAAAGGAGAAGCTACATCATCATTCATCTCTATTAATGATTCAGCTGGAAATAGAATAGTGGGTATTGATGACATGGACATATATCATAATATTACACCTATGTTTATTGAAAAAAATTTAGACAAAATCAATCATTCAGATTATTGCATTATTGACACAAATCTCCCTAAGGATACCATAGATTACATATATGAAAAAGTAACAGCTCCTCTTGTAATTAAAACAGTGTCTTTGAATAAAAGCTATCGACTGATTAATAACATAGAAAAAATAGAAATTTTAATAATCACACCAAAAGAACTATTTCAATTAATTTCTGAATTAAATGAAACTTATACAAACATTAGTAATGCCATTGATATTTTACTAAATAAGGGTGTTAAAAATGTTCTCGTTTTTTTAGCAAGCAAATATCTGTTTTTTAAAAATAAAAGTAAAGAATATAAATTGAAGGTTGCAACCTCTTCAATTGTAAATACAAACGGAGCAAGTGCAACTCTAACTGGCACTTTAATCTGGGGACTTCAAAATAATATGAAATGGGAAGAGGCCTTGAAATATGCATATACAGCAGCTATTAGTAGTATGGAAACACAAACTCCAGTAAACACAGATTTATCTAAGGAATTATTAATTGAAAAAAAGAAATGTCTTTTTCCTAATTAA